From Leptotrichia wadei, one genomic window encodes:
- the folP gene encoding dihydropteroate synthase produces MIKINEIKNRDSKNIVIEFDGEKNELNKFGNFLEDKNVFSFNQDKKIVGIFKYSELKQLSEILKKENNFEFENGINKLEDILQRDRLIWKGNNFEFDLTTESVIYSILNITPDSFYDGGRNSSIDKVLKRIEEDIRNGAKIFEFGGKSSKPNFDDISAQEEWNRIEKYIEAVKKEFPGIVLALDSDTEEVIEKGLNTGIDIINDFNGFTSEGKLKLVEKYKPALVVMNNGRFDKIPNLKNYLEDYFDKRVKAILETGIEKEKISIDPGVGYSSNNSMNTPEDMERIKSVKYLRDMKLPMMVAISRKSFNEKIFGLTLEERLMGTLIFESLMVQDGGRILRVHDVKETRDILNMLEVYNKF; encoded by the coding sequence ATGATTAAAATTAATGAAATAAAAAATAGAGATTCTAAAAATATTGTTATTGAATTTGATGGGGAAAAAAATGAATTGAATAAATTTGGAAATTTTTTGGAAGATAAAAATGTATTTTCTTTTAATCAAGATAAAAAGATTGTGGGAATTTTTAAATATTCTGAGTTAAAGCAGTTGTCTGAAATCTTGAAAAAGGAAAATAATTTTGAGTTTGAAAATGGGATTAATAAATTGGAAGATATTTTGCAAAGGGATAGGCTGATTTGGAAGGGGAATAATTTTGAGTTTGATTTGACAACTGAGTCGGTTATTTATTCAATTTTGAATATTACTCCAGATTCATTTTATGATGGTGGGAGAAATTCGAGCATAGATAAGGTTTTGAAGAGAATCGAAGAAGATATTAGAAATGGGGCTAAGATATTTGAGTTTGGGGGAAAATCATCGAAGCCTAATTTTGATGATATTTCGGCACAGGAAGAATGGAATCGGATTGAAAAATATATTGAAGCTGTGAAAAAGGAGTTTCCAGGTATTGTACTGGCTTTGGACAGTGATACTGAAGAAGTTATTGAAAAAGGATTGAATACTGGAATTGATATTATTAATGATTTTAATGGGTTTACTTCAGAAGGAAAATTGAAATTAGTTGAAAAATATAAGCCTGCATTAGTTGTTATGAATAATGGAAGATTTGATAAAATTCCAAATTTGAAGAATTATTTGGAAGATTATTTTGACAAGAGAGTAAAGGCAATTTTGGAAACTGGGATTGAAAAGGAAAAAATTTCGATAGATCCAGGAGTTGGGTATTCTTCGAATAATAGTATGAATACTCCTGAAGATATGGAAAGAATTAAATCGGTAAAATATTTGCGGGATATGAAGCTGCCAATGATGGTTGCAATTTCAAGAAAGAGTTTCAATGAAAAGATATTTGGATTGACATTGGAAGAAAGACTGATGGGAACGTTGATATTTGAAAGTTTAATGGTGCAGGACGGGGGAAGAATTTTGAGAGTACATGATGTGAAGGAAACTAGGGATATTTTGAATATGCTGGAAGTTTATAATAAATTTTAA
- a CDS encoding bifunctional folylpolyglutamate synthase/dihydrofolate synthase: MKESLYGEKERVRLLAEILKKMDNPVNDVKVIHVSGTNGKGSTCYMINSILCEMGYKVGLFTSPQILTVYELIKVNGTEITKLEFENCKGVLEKVLRELDLDLESDLSYFEMVFLIAMIHFKNKDVEMLILECGLGGELDATNAVRRIDYTIFTRIGIDHKNFLGNTIEEICRTKSKIMRKDSNVIVAPNQRNVVYEILKKEAQNKNCNIFLADKNIKVYELMNEEEKIVENSGKKITENENSDFADYTEVEAEIIGNCNFEKNLKNKYFFRFGLRGKQQLENLATVLTWYFRFFENLENRKSEEILDKALGTLKIPGRMEKVGKIKNVYLDVAHNEDSVEAFVNYVGGNFQDRKKIFVVGFLKDKEVEKCANFLKKAGDNFILTEPKNEERKLDSQILKKYFEDKKAENPENIIISEKNIEKAFLKALELRKNEDECIFVVGSFYLLGEVKRVIKSYF; encoded by the coding sequence ATGAAAGAATCATTGTATGGAGAAAAGGAAAGGGTAAGACTGCTTGCGGAAATTTTGAAAAAAATGGATAATCCAGTTAATGATGTTAAGGTTATTCATGTTAGCGGAACAAATGGAAAAGGTTCTACTTGTTATATGATTAACAGTATTTTATGTGAAATGGGGTATAAGGTTGGATTATTTACAAGTCCGCAAATATTAACAGTTTATGAATTAATCAAAGTTAATGGAACTGAAATTACAAAGTTAGAATTTGAAAATTGTAAAGGTGTACTGGAAAAAGTTTTAAGAGAATTGGATTTGGATTTAGAAAGTGATTTGTCATATTTTGAAATGGTATTTTTGATTGCAATGATACATTTTAAAAATAAGGATGTGGAAATGTTGATTTTAGAATGTGGACTTGGTGGTGAACTGGATGCGACTAATGCGGTTCGTAGGATTGATTATACTATTTTTACAAGGATTGGGATTGATCATAAGAATTTTTTGGGAAATACGATTGAGGAAATTTGTCGAACTAAGTCTAAAATTATGCGAAAAGATAGCAATGTGATAGTTGCTCCAAATCAGAGAAATGTTGTTTATGAAATTTTGAAAAAGGAAGCTCAAAATAAAAATTGTAATATTTTTTTGGCGGATAAAAATATAAAAGTTTATGAATTGATGAATGAAGAAGAAAAAATTGTTGAAAATAGTGGAAAGAAAATTACTGAAAATGAAAATTCTGATTTTGCAGATTATACAGAAGTGGAAGCTGAAATAATTGGAAATTGTAATTTTGAGAAAAATTTAAAAAATAAATATTTTTTTAGATTTGGTTTAAGAGGAAAACAGCAACTGGAAAATTTGGCTACAGTTTTGACTTGGTATTTTAGATTTTTTGAGAATTTGGAAAATAGGAAATCTGAAGAAATATTGGATAAGGCTTTAGGAACGTTGAAAATACCAGGACGAATGGAAAAAGTTGGAAAAATTAAGAATGTTTATTTGGATGTGGCACATAATGAGGACAGTGTTGAGGCTTTTGTGAATTATGTTGGGGGAAATTTTCAGGATAGGAAAAAAATTTTTGTGGTGGGATTTTTGAAGGATAAGGAAGTGGAAAAATGTGCTAATTTTTTGAAAAAAGCTGGAGATAATTTTATATTGACAGAACCTAAAAATGAAGAGAGAAAACTGGATTCACAAATTTTGAAAAAATATTTTGAAGATAAAAAAGCTGAAAATCCTGAAAATATAATAATTTCTGAAAAAAACATTGAAAAGGCTTTTTTAAAAGCATTGGAATTAAGAAAAAATGAGGATGAATGTATTTTTGTGGTGGGATCGTTTTATTTGCTTGGGGAAGTGAAACGAGTAATTAAGAGTTATTTTTAA
- the folE gene encoding GTP cyclohydrolase I FolE translates to MEKNKNNLDKKTRLKNIENAVREILINVGEDVDREGLIETPKRVAKMYEEILSTKNVDDFKNYKLFDVDLGDSQEMVLVKEIPFFSMCEHHMLPFFGKVHVAYIPQDNRVIGLSKIPRLVEFVSRKLSVQEEITVNVAKKLIEILNPLGVAVVVEARHMCIEMRGVNKIGSVTRTSFYSGEFKENADRKREFLDGIRDGKF, encoded by the coding sequence ATGGAGAAAAATAAAAATAATTTAGATAAAAAAACAAGGCTAAAAAATATAGAAAATGCGGTGCGTGAGATTTTAATAAATGTTGGAGAAGATGTGGATAGGGAAGGGCTTATTGAAACACCAAAAAGAGTTGCCAAAATGTATGAGGAAATTTTGAGTACAAAAAATGTAGATGACTTTAAGAATTATAAATTATTCGATGTAGATTTGGGGGATTCGCAGGAGATGGTGCTTGTGAAAGAGATTCCGTTTTTTTCAATGTGTGAACATCATATGTTGCCATTTTTTGGGAAAGTGCATGTTGCTTATATTCCACAGGATAATAGGGTTATTGGGCTTAGTAAGATTCCTAGATTAGTGGAATTTGTTTCTAGAAAATTGAGTGTTCAGGAAGAGATTACTGTAAACGTGGCTAAGAAACTGATAGAGATATTGAATCCGCTAGGAGTTGCGGTTGTAGTTGAGGCACGGCATATGTGTATTGAGATGAGAGGGGTTAATAAGATTGGATCTGTTACTAGGACTTCATTTTATAGTGGGGAGTTTAAGGAAAATGCAGACAGGAAGAGAGAGTTTTTGGATGGTATAAGAGATGGGAAATTTTAG
- the folK gene encoding 2-amino-4-hydroxy-6-hydroxymethyldihydropteridine diphosphokinase: protein MEQKNKVYLSLGGNIGDRKEYIQKAVDMIGEIDGIKILEKSGLYETTPVGYLEQDLFLNGVIKIETEFSARDILKIINKIEIELDRKREIRWGPRTIDIDILIFSNKKIDETDLIIPHKEMLNRLFVLVPLIEIYDGDYFGKEVIAKRIDELLKIGDQKIQKVEG, encoded by the coding sequence ATGGAGCAAAAAAATAAAGTTTATTTAAGTTTAGGTGGAAATATTGGAGACAGGAAAGAGTATATTCAAAAAGCTGTTGACATGATTGGAGAAATTGATGGAATTAAGATATTAGAAAAGTCTGGATTGTATGAAACGACTCCGGTTGGATATTTGGAGCAGGATTTGTTTCTGAATGGAGTAATTAAAATTGAAACTGAATTTTCAGCAAGGGATATTTTGAAAATTATAAATAAAATTGAAATTGAACTGGATAGAAAGCGTGAAATTAGATGGGGACCGAGAACAATTGATATTGATATTTTGATTTTTTCAAATAAAAAAATAGATGAAACTGACTTAATAATTCCACATAAAGAAATGTTAAATCGACTATTTGTTTTAGTTCCATTAATTGAAATTTACGATGGAGATTATTTTGGAAAAGAAGTAATTGCTAAAAGAATAGATGAACTGCTTAAAATAGGAGATCAGAAAATACAAAAAGTAGAAGGATAA
- the folB gene encoding dihydroneopterin aldolase, producing the protein MYKIKINNMKFHSYIGVYEEEKKIGQNIEIDLIISLSKEIIKNDDINSTLSYGDCYRKIKKIVEESNVDLLETLALDIIKEIKKLNENIEDVQVNIRKLAVPINGIFDSVEIQIKD; encoded by the coding sequence TTGTATAAAATAAAAATTAATAATATGAAATTTCATTCGTATATAGGTGTTTACGAAGAAGAGAAAAAAATTGGGCAGAACATTGAAATTGACTTAATTATATCGCTTTCAAAAGAAATTATTAAAAATGATGATATAAATAGTACGTTAAGTTATGGTGACTGTTATAGGAAAATTAAAAAGATTGTAGAAGAAAGTAATGTTGATTTGCTGGAGACGTTGGCTTTGGATATTATTAAGGAAATAAAGAAATTGAATGAGAATATTGAAGATGTTCAGGTAAATATTAGAAAATTGGCAGTTCCAATTAATGGGATTTTTGATAGTGTGGAAATTCAGATAAAGGATTAG
- a CDS encoding beta strand repeat-containing protein, protein MDLGSTGSLKVGPVTINNNGIDAGNKKITNVAPGTADTDAANVSQVKAAKTTVSSDDNSITVTETTKPDGHKNYDLSVDVTKLDAANKSLSNINNDGNKVISGIARKSVDVVAGTNIKNIVKNDVQNSDGTTTTTYTINVNGARVVAGDGVTVATGTPGSNNITDYTVSVKNTTLTAAPGSTTVTAGDNNSYAKAGDVATAITNAAKAAKTEVKSPDSSINVATDNTSPDGHTIYNITIDKSGKVAAGDTKLVTGDTVNTAITNAKTDLINNNPLKFGGDSGTVVTRKLGDQLDIKGGATGATTSGNIAVIADGNNTLNIQLAKNLTGLDNISTNGGNTVINDNGITTPKVTINNAPTVGTDATNKDYVDSTKTKVTSNDSSVVINKTTSGNQDVYDLSVDVTKLDAANKSLSNINNDGNKVISNIARKSIDVVAGTNIKDIVKNDVQNSDGTTTTTYTINANGARVVAGDGVTVATGTPGSNNITDYTVSVKNTTLTAAPGSTTVTAGDNNSYAKAGDVATAITNVGKASKTTVTSNDSSVTVVSKVDSGDGHVNYDLSVDTSKVAANTNLTYKANSGTGLTTTLANGLDFKDGDNTVVTVGPNGEVKYSLNPTVAGINSITTNGGNTVINDNGVTTPSLTLTNSTPLTSSTGGKVTVPAGTGNQAVTGQTVANAINKLGDNTINLKASDGNITTKQSLNKDGGLEFNITGSNGITTTASGDTINITIAQSGLNTSTTGGKTTVTPVTSGNTYATAGDVATAIQNAVNNSGWNAVAGSTGTGTTSGSVSNKLVTPGETVKLQAGDNLNVDQSGGTFTYSLKNDINVNSITAGNNKFDTSGLIISDAAGNKAITTPSGTTYTNAAGNTTVINPTGVVINKSAADPSKSVSLTDNGLDNGGNKITNVAAGVNPTDAVNVSQLDKAINKSTYNGPVVYTNAAGEKIVKVNGNYYKASDVDVNGNLLPGAVAINPSDIQHSLLNADGSTTNPSTLDNVGKGKISSSSKEAINGSQLNNLGTQLGLTVDLSGTGFSNPTFAGLKNVNGSTGAAPTTFKDAVDQTIAKVNEGIIYGADNNTAGTRQQLGSRLTVESGDFASGGVNYKGQNLETSYVSDGAGNGKIIVGITENPEFNSVKAKTFTADDGAGNTTVTNGQGTTITDAAGNKNVATAAGNTYTNAAGNTTTVNSSGVTINKSAADPSKSVSLTNSGLDNGGNRITNIAAGVAPTDAVNVSQLGNAVNNLTTAINASKSEVIGGTNTNVTSSTGSNGQIVYKVDADGTTVSGGSSFVSVTQGTKDANNITDYKVDLAQGTKDKLNSIGTGNIAAGDNNTVTGSTVHNYIQNNPLTYTDDNGTIVTRNLGQNLNIMGRATGPLTTGNIGVVAAGPDTLELRLAENVDLGPNGRVTMGKTVVNDDGIKITGGPSVTSSGIDAGGKKVTNIAEGDISPTSNDAVTGRQVYNAISAGAADKATRAELAGVNNNLTAGIAGVAAMANLPQINDSASNRFNIAVAGGAYKNGRAMALGFSGVSDGGRFVYRASASLNNKRDVAVGLGVGYQFGKRDVMPNELDRMKSMVALIEEQKDSYSRQLKQQLEQESRKNQENSELIRQLMQEVQELKSKSNVSNRSNRS, encoded by the coding sequence GTGGATTTAGGGTCAACTGGAAGCTTAAAAGTAGGGCCTGTGACAATAAATAACAACGGAATTGATGCTGGAAACAAAAAAATAACAAATGTCGCTCCTGGAACGGCTGATACGGATGCAGCAAATGTGAGCCAAGTAAAAGCAGCAAAAACAACAGTATCTTCAGATGATAATTCAATAACAGTGACAGAAACTACAAAGCCAGATGGACATAAAAACTATGACCTGTCAGTAGATGTTACAAAACTGGATGCGGCAAACAAAAGTTTAAGCAATATCAATAATGATGGAAACAAAGTAATAAGCGGCATTGCAAGAAAATCAGTAGATGTAGTAGCAGGAACGAATATAAAGAATATAGTTAAAAATGATGTTCAAAATTCAGATGGAACAACAACGACTACATATACAATAAATGTGAATGGAGCGAGAGTAGTAGCAGGAGATGGAGTGACAGTGGCGACAGGTACGCCAGGTTCAAACAATATTACAGATTACACAGTGTCAGTAAAAAATACGACATTGACAGCGGCGCCAGGCTCAACGACAGTAACAGCAGGGGATAATAACAGTTATGCGAAAGCAGGAGATGTGGCAACTGCAATAACTAATGCGGCAAAAGCAGCAAAAACAGAAGTAAAATCGCCAGACAGTTCAATAAATGTAGCTACTGATAATACATCACCAGACGGACATACAATTTACAATATTACAATAGATAAGTCAGGGAAAGTAGCGGCAGGAGACACTAAATTAGTGACAGGAGATACTGTAAATACAGCAATAACTAATGCAAAAACAGACTTAATCAACAATAATCCTTTAAAATTTGGAGGAGATAGCGGAACAGTTGTAACTAGAAAATTGGGAGATCAGCTGGATATAAAAGGCGGAGCAACAGGAGCAACAACATCAGGGAATATAGCTGTTATAGCAGATGGAAATAATACTTTAAATATTCAATTAGCAAAAAATTTAACTGGATTGGACAACATCTCAACAAATGGTGGAAATACGGTAATTAACGACAATGGAATTACAACACCAAAAGTTACAATAAATAATGCACCAACAGTGGGAACAGATGCAACAAATAAAGATTATGTAGACAGCACGAAAACAAAAGTGACATCGAATGACAGTTCGGTTGTAATAAATAAAACAACAAGCGGAAATCAAGACGTGTATGATTTGTCGGTAGATGTTACAAAACTGGATGCGGCAAACAAAAGTTTAAGCAATATCAATAATGATGGAAATAAAGTAATAAGTAATATTGCAAGAAAATCAATAGATGTAGTAGCAGGAACAAATATAAAAGATATAGTTAAAAATGATGTTCAAAATTCAGATGGAACAACAACGACTACATATACAATAAATGCGAATGGAGCGAGAGTAGTAGCAGGAGATGGAGTGACAGTGGCGACAGGTACGCCAGGTTCAAACAATATTACAGATTACACAGTGTCAGTAAAAAATACGACATTGACAGCGGCGCCAGGCTCAACGACAGTAACAGCAGGGGATAATAACAGTTATGCGAAAGCAGGAGATGTGGCAACGGCGATAACAAATGTAGGGAAAGCATCGAAAACGACAGTAACTTCAAATGACAGTTCAGTAACTGTAGTTTCAAAGGTGGATTCAGGAGATGGACATGTAAATTATGATTTGTCGGTAGATACAAGTAAAGTGGCTGCAAATACAAACCTAACTTACAAGGCAAACAGCGGAACAGGTTTAACAACGACACTGGCAAACGGACTGGATTTTAAAGATGGAGATAATACGGTAGTAACAGTTGGACCGAATGGAGAAGTGAAATACAGCTTGAACCCGACAGTTGCAGGAATTAATAGTATTACGACAAATGGTGGAAATACGGTAATTAACGATAATGGAGTTACAACACCGTCATTGACATTGACAAATTCAACACCGCTAACTTCTTCGACAGGTGGAAAAGTTACTGTACCAGCTGGAACAGGAAATCAAGCGGTAACAGGACAGACAGTTGCAAATGCGATAAATAAACTTGGGGATAATACAATAAATTTAAAGGCTTCAGATGGAAATATAACGACAAAACAGTCATTGAATAAAGATGGGGGACTAGAATTTAACATAACAGGAAGCAATGGGATAACAACAACGGCAAGTGGAGATACGATAAATATTACAATTGCGCAGTCTGGACTGAATACATCGACAACAGGCGGGAAAACGACAGTAACACCAGTAACAAGCGGAAATACTTATGCAACAGCAGGAGATGTAGCAACTGCAATTCAAAATGCTGTAAATAATTCGGGATGGAATGCAGTAGCAGGAAGTACAGGAACAGGAACAACATCTGGAAGTGTATCAAATAAATTGGTAACGCCAGGAGAAACAGTAAAATTACAGGCTGGAGATAATTTAAATGTAGACCAGTCAGGTGGAACATTTACATATAGCTTGAAAAATGATATTAATGTTAATAGTATAACTGCTGGAAATAATAAGTTTGATACATCAGGATTGATAATTAGTGATGCGGCTGGAAATAAAGCGATAACTACACCATCAGGAACTACTTATACAAATGCGGCAGGAAATACAACTGTTATAAATCCTACAGGAGTAGTGATCAATAAATCAGCAGCAGATCCTAGCAAGTCTGTTTCACTTACAGATAACGGACTTGATAACGGTGGAAATAAAATTACAAATGTTGCGGCAGGAGTAAATCCAACGGATGCAGTAAATGTTAGTCAATTGGATAAAGCTATAAATAAATCAACTTATAATGGACCTGTAGTTTATACAAATGCTGCTGGAGAAAAAATTGTTAAAGTAAACGGAAATTACTATAAAGCATCGGATGTTGATGTAAATGGAAATCTATTGCCAGGTGCAGTAGCAATTAATCCAAGTGATATTCAACATAGTTTATTAAATGCTGATGGAAGTACTACAAATCCAAGTACATTAGATAATGTAGGAAAAGGAAAGATTTCTTCATCTTCAAAAGAGGCCATAAATGGAAGCCAGTTGAATAATTTGGGAACTCAATTGGGATTGACAGTTGATCTGTCTGGAACTGGGTTTTCAAATCCAACATTTGCTGGACTAAAAAATGTAAATGGTTCGACTGGAGCAGCGCCGACAACATTTAAAGATGCTGTTGATCAAACGATAGCTAAAGTAAATGAAGGAATAATTTATGGTGCTGATAATAATACGGCTGGAACTAGACAGCAATTGGGAAGCAGATTGACTGTTGAGAGCGGAGATTTTGCAAGTGGCGGAGTAAATTATAAAGGACAAAATCTTGAAACATCATATGTGTCAGATGGAGCAGGAAATGGTAAAATTATAGTTGGAATAACTGAAAATCCAGAATTTAATTCTGTAAAAGCTAAGACATTTACGGCGGATGATGGAGCAGGAAATACAACTGTAACTAATGGACAAGGTACAACCATTACTGATGCAGCAGGAAATAAAAATGTGGCAACTGCGGCAGGAAACACTTACACAAATGCAGCAGGAAATACAACGACCGTAAATTCTTCTGGAGTGACAATTAATAAGTCAGCAGCGGATCCTAGCAAGTCAGTTTCACTTACAAATAGCGGACTTGACAATGGTGGAAATAGAATTACAAATATTGCTGCAGGAGTTGCTCCGACAGATGCAGTAAATGTTAGTCAATTAGGAAATGCTGTAAATAATTTAACAACAGCTATTAACGCTTCAAAATCGGAAGTAATTGGCGGAACAAACACAAATGTGACTAGTTCAACAGGTTCAAATGGACAGATAGTTTATAAGGTTGATGCTGATGGAACAACAGTTTCAGGTGGAAGCAGCTTTGTTTCTGTAACTCAGGGAACAAAAGATGCAAATAATATAACTGATTACAAGGTTGACCTGGCACAAGGAACAAAAGACAAATTAAACAGTATTGGAACTGGAAATATTGCTGCAGGAGACAATAATACAGTAACAGGTTCTACAGTGCATAATTACATTCAAAATAATCCTTTGACTTATACAGATGATAATGGAACGATAGTTACTCGTAATTTAGGACAAAATTTAAATATTATGGGTAGAGCAACAGGACCGCTTACTACTGGAAATATTGGAGTTGTAGCAGCTGGACCAGATACATTGGAATTGAGACTGGCTGAAAATGTTGATTTAGGACCAAATGGAAGAGTTACTATGGGAAAAACCGTTGTTAATGATGACGGAATTAAAATTACAGGTGGACCAAGCGTGACATCGTCAGGAATTGATGCTGGAGGAAAAAAAGTTACGAATATTGCTGAAGGTGATATAAGTCCAACAAGTAACGACGCAGTAACAGGACGACAAGTTTACAATGCTATAAGTGCTGGTGCTGCCGACAAAGCGACAAGAGCAGAACTGGCAGGAGTAAATAATAACTTGACAGCTGGAATTGCAGGAGTTGCGGCGATGGCTAATTTACCGCAAATCAATGACTCGGCTTCAAATAGATTTAATATAGCAGTGGCTGGAGGAGCATATAAAAATGGTAGAGCTATGGCTTTAGGATTTAGTGGAGTTTCTGATGGCGGAAGATTTGTTTACAGAGCTAGTGCAAGTTTGAACAATAAACGAGATGTGGCGGTAGGTTTAGGAGTTGGGTATCAATTTGGTAAAAGAGATGTTATGCCGAATGAACTTGACAGAATGAAATCTATGGTTGCACTTATTGAAGAGCAGAAAGATAGCTACAGTCGACAATTGAAACAGCAGCTTGAGCAAGAATCTAGGAAAAATCAGGAAAATTCAGAACTTATTAGACAATTAATGCAAGAAGTTCAAGAGTTGAAGAGCAAGAGCAATGTGAGTAATAGAAGCAATAGAAGTTAG